The Erythrolamprus reginae isolate rEryReg1 chromosome 3, rEryReg1.hap1, whole genome shotgun sequence genome contains a region encoding:
- the NDUFB9 gene encoding NADH dehydrogenase [ubiquinone] 1 beta subcomplex subunit 9 produces the protein MAGYLSHRQKVLRLYKRTMRHLESYCIYRDKYRYYACLMRARFDEHKDEKDMVKATKLLMAAEEEFWENKHPQPYIFPDSPGGTSYERYECYKTPEWMLDLWHPSEKAMYPDYFAKREQWKKLRLESWDKEVQQLEEETPPGGPISEALPPARKEGHLPPLWWQYVTKPRRFPC, from the exons ATGGCGGGCTACCTGTCGCATCGGCAGAAGGTGCTGCGGCTCTACAAGCGAACCATGCGGCACCTCGAGTCCTATTGTATCTATCG GGATAAGTATAGATACTATGCCTGTCTGATGAGAGCAAGATTTGATGAACACAAGGATGAAAAGGACATGGTTAAAGCAACCAAGCTGTTGATGGCCGCGGAAGAAGAATTTTGGGAAAACAAGCATCCCCAGCCGTACATCTTCCCAGACTCTCCAGGTGGCACAAGCTACGAGAGATACGAGTGCTATAAG ACACCTGAATGGATGCTAGATTTGTGGCACCCATCAGAGAAAGCCATGTACCCAGATTACTTTGCTAAGAGAGAACAGTGGAAGAAGCTGCGCCTGGAAAGTTGGGACAAGGAG GTCCAGCAGCTTGAGGAAGAAACCCCACCCGGAGGTCCCATTAGTGAAGCCCTCCCTCCCGCTCGTAAAGAGGGACATCTGCCTCCTCTCTGGTGGCAGTACGTAACTAAGCCTCGCAGATTCCCGTGTTAA